A portion of the Salminus brasiliensis chromosome 11, fSalBra1.hap2, whole genome shotgun sequence genome contains these proteins:
- the aipl1 gene encoding aryl-hydrocarbon-interacting protein-like 1 isoform X8: MEDSMLLGVEGIRKTILYGGTSEIPKFMTGSKVTFHFRTILCNDDRTVIDDSKKVGVPMEVVFGNMFKLDVWETLLKSMRIGEVAEFWCDVIHTGLYPMVAKSLRRIAEGKDPVDWHIHTCGMANMFAYHTLGYEDLDQLQKEPQPLIFVLELLKVQQPSEYEREPWALSDEERLKAVPVLHGQGNRLYKLGRLDEAMNKYKEAIICIKNVQSKEKAWEAPWLKLEKMANTLTLNYCQCLLRQEEYYEIIEHTSDIINQHPGAIKAFYLRGKAHMEVWNEAEAKADFQRVLDLDPGMKKTVRKELAVLSMRMEEKREEDRLKYKGMFTEIIPEQETPEQETPEQETPEQETPEKETPEQETPEKETHKQETPEQETPEQETPEQETQEGRIPEQATPEQPVSEEAAPEQKMPEPETALDDDEDP; encoded by the exons ATGGAGGACAGTATGCTGCTTGGTGTGGAGGGGATCAGAAAAACCATCCTGTATGGAGGAACCAGTGAGATTCCCAAATTCATGACAGGATCGAAG GTGACCTTCCACTTCCGCACCATACTGTGTAACGATGACCGGACGGTGATAGACGACAGTAAGAAGGTGGGCGTGCCAATGGAAGTGGTGTTCGGGAACATGTTCAAGCTGGATGTATGGGAGACACTGCTCAAATCTATGCGCATTGGAGAGGTGGCCGAGTTCTGGTGTGATGTTATT CACACTGGCCTGTACCCCATGGTGGCAAAGAGCCTACGACGCATTGCAGAAGGCAAAGACCCTGTGGACTGGCACATCCACACCTGTGGCATGGCCAACATGTTCGCCTATCATACCCTGGGCTATGAGGACCTTGACCAGCTTCAGAAGGAACCTCAGCCTCTTATTTTTGTACTGGAACTGCTAAAG gttcAGCAGCCGAGTGAGTATGAAAGGGAGCCATGGGCTCTCAGTGACGAGGAGAGGCTAAAGGCTGTGCCTGTGCTCCATGGTCAGGGCAACAGATTATACAAACTGGGCCGCCTCGACGAGGCCATGAACAAGTACAAGGAGGCCATCATTTGTATCAAGAATGTCCAGTCGAAG gAGAAGGCCTGGGAGGCCCCCTGGCTGAAGCTTGAGAAGATGGCCAACACCCTCACGCTCAACTACTGCCAGTGTCTGCTGCGCCAGGAAGAGTACTACGAGATCATTGAGCACACCAGTGACATCATCAACCAACATCCTG GGGCAATCAAAGCCTTCTACCTCAGGGGTAAAGCACACATGGAGGTGTGGAACGAGGCAGAGGCCAAGGCTGACTTTCAGAGGGTGCTGGATTTGGACCCAGGCATGAAGAAGACTGTGAGGAAGGAGCTGGCTGTTCTCAGCATGCGAatggaggaaaagagagaggaggacagaCTGAAATACAAGGGCATGTTCACAG AAATAATTCCAGAGCAAGAAACTCCAGAACAAGAAACTCCAGAACAAGAAACTCCAGAGCAAGAAaccccagaaaaagaaactcCAGAACAAGAAACCCCAGAAAAAGAAACCCACAAACAAGAAACCCCAGAACAAGAAACCCCAGAACAAGAAACCCCAGAACAAGAAACTCAAGAAGGACGAATCCCAGAACAAGCAACTCCAGAACAACcagtttcagaagaagcagcacCAGAACAAAAGATGCCAGAACCAGAGACAGCTctagatgatgatgaagacCCCTGA
- the aipl1 gene encoding aryl-hydrocarbon-interacting protein-like 1 isoform X4: MEDSMLLGVEGIRKTILYGGTSEIPKFMTGSKVTFHFRTILCNDDRTVIDDSKKVGVPMEVVFGNMFKLDVWETLLKSMRIGEVAEFWCDVIHTGLYPMVAKSLRRIAEGKDPVDWHIHTCGMANMFAYHTLGYEDLDQLQKEPQPLIFVLELLKVQQPSEYEREPWALSDEERLKAVPVLHGQGNRLYKLGRLDEAMNKYKEAIICIKNVQSKCLLRQEEYYEIIEHTSDIINQHPGAIKAFYLRGKAHMEVWNEAEAKADFQRVLDLDPGMKKTVRKELAVLSMRMEEKREEDRLKYKGMFTGTAAAQTAPAKTPGEVPTDRESPEEATTERGLPEQMSLEELPPEEMSLDQEPREQKSLEQAPPEQIHLEQVTPEHVTPEEIIPEQETPEQETPEQETPEQETPEKETPEQETPEKETHKQETPEQETPEQETPEQETQEGRIPEQATPEQPVSEEAAPEQKMPEPETALDDDEDP, translated from the exons ATGGAGGACAGTATGCTGCTTGGTGTGGAGGGGATCAGAAAAACCATCCTGTATGGAGGAACCAGTGAGATTCCCAAATTCATGACAGGATCGAAG GTGACCTTCCACTTCCGCACCATACTGTGTAACGATGACCGGACGGTGATAGACGACAGTAAGAAGGTGGGCGTGCCAATGGAAGTGGTGTTCGGGAACATGTTCAAGCTGGATGTATGGGAGACACTGCTCAAATCTATGCGCATTGGAGAGGTGGCCGAGTTCTGGTGTGATGTTATT CACACTGGCCTGTACCCCATGGTGGCAAAGAGCCTACGACGCATTGCAGAAGGCAAAGACCCTGTGGACTGGCACATCCACACCTGTGGCATGGCCAACATGTTCGCCTATCATACCCTGGGCTATGAGGACCTTGACCAGCTTCAGAAGGAACCTCAGCCTCTTATTTTTGTACTGGAACTGCTAAAG gttcAGCAGCCGAGTGAGTATGAAAGGGAGCCATGGGCTCTCAGTGACGAGGAGAGGCTAAAGGCTGTGCCTGTGCTCCATGGTCAGGGCAACAGATTATACAAACTGGGCCGCCTCGACGAGGCCATGAACAAGTACAAGGAGGCCATCATTTGTATCAAGAATGTCCAGTCGAAG TGTCTGCTGCGCCAGGAAGAGTACTACGAGATCATTGAGCACACCAGTGACATCATCAACCAACATCCTG GGGCAATCAAAGCCTTCTACCTCAGGGGTAAAGCACACATGGAGGTGTGGAACGAGGCAGAGGCCAAGGCTGACTTTCAGAGGGTGCTGGATTTGGACCCAGGCATGAAGAAGACTGTGAGGAAGGAGCTGGCTGTTCTCAGCATGCGAatggaggaaaagagagaggaggacagaCTGAAATACAAGGGCATGTTCACAGGCACAGCAGCAGCGCAAACAGCTCCAGCGAAAACACCAGGAGAGGTGCCCACTGACCGAGAATCTCCAGAAGAGGCAACTACAGAACGAGGACTTCCAGAACAAATGAGCCTAGAGGAACTACCTCCTGAGGAAATGAGTCTTGACCAAGAACCTCGAGAACAAAAGAGTCTTGAACAAGCACCTCCAGAACAGATTCATTTAGAGCAAGTAACTCCAGAACACGTAACTCCAGAAGAAATAATTCCAGAGCAAGAAACTCCAGAACAAGAAACTCCAGAACAAGAAACTCCAGAGCAAGAAaccccagaaaaagaaactcCAGAACAAGAAACCCCAGAAAAAGAAACCCACAAACAAGAAACCCCAGAACAAGAAACCCCAGAACAAGAAACCCCAGAACAAGAAACTCAAGAAGGACGAATCCCAGAACAAGCAACTCCAGAACAACcagtttcagaagaagcagcacCAGAACAAAAGATGCCAGAACCAGAGACAGCTctagatgatgatgaagacCCCTGA
- the aipl1 gene encoding aryl-hydrocarbon-interacting protein-like 1 isoform X7, whose translation MEDSMLLGVEGIRKTILYGGTSEIPKFMTGSKVTFHFRTILCNDDRTVIDDSKKVGVPMEVVFGNMFKLDVWETLLKSMRIGEVAEFWCDVIVQQPSEYEREPWALSDEERLKAVPVLHGQGNRLYKLGRLDEAMNKYKEAIICIKNVQSKEKAWEAPWLKLEKMANTLTLNYCQCLLRQEEYYEIIEHTSDIINQHPGAIKAFYLRGKAHMEVWNEAEAKADFQRVLDLDPGMKKTVRKELAVLSMRMEEKREEDRLKYKGMFTGTAAAQTAPAKTPGEVPTDRESPEEATTERGLPEQMSLEELPPEEMSLDQEPREQKSLEQAPPEQIHLEQVTPEHVTPEEIIPEQETPEQETPEQETPEQETPEKETPEQETPEKETHKQETPEQETPEQETPEQETQEGRIPEQATPEQPVSEEAAPEQKMPEPETALDDDEDP comes from the exons ATGGAGGACAGTATGCTGCTTGGTGTGGAGGGGATCAGAAAAACCATCCTGTATGGAGGAACCAGTGAGATTCCCAAATTCATGACAGGATCGAAG GTGACCTTCCACTTCCGCACCATACTGTGTAACGATGACCGGACGGTGATAGACGACAGTAAGAAGGTGGGCGTGCCAATGGAAGTGGTGTTCGGGAACATGTTCAAGCTGGATGTATGGGAGACACTGCTCAAATCTATGCGCATTGGAGAGGTGGCCGAGTTCTGGTGTGATGTTATT gttcAGCAGCCGAGTGAGTATGAAAGGGAGCCATGGGCTCTCAGTGACGAGGAGAGGCTAAAGGCTGTGCCTGTGCTCCATGGTCAGGGCAACAGATTATACAAACTGGGCCGCCTCGACGAGGCCATGAACAAGTACAAGGAGGCCATCATTTGTATCAAGAATGTCCAGTCGAAG gAGAAGGCCTGGGAGGCCCCCTGGCTGAAGCTTGAGAAGATGGCCAACACCCTCACGCTCAACTACTGCCAGTGTCTGCTGCGCCAGGAAGAGTACTACGAGATCATTGAGCACACCAGTGACATCATCAACCAACATCCTG GGGCAATCAAAGCCTTCTACCTCAGGGGTAAAGCACACATGGAGGTGTGGAACGAGGCAGAGGCCAAGGCTGACTTTCAGAGGGTGCTGGATTTGGACCCAGGCATGAAGAAGACTGTGAGGAAGGAGCTGGCTGTTCTCAGCATGCGAatggaggaaaagagagaggaggacagaCTGAAATACAAGGGCATGTTCACAGGCACAGCAGCAGCGCAAACAGCTCCAGCGAAAACACCAGGAGAGGTGCCCACTGACCGAGAATCTCCAGAAGAGGCAACTACAGAACGAGGACTTCCAGAACAAATGAGCCTAGAGGAACTACCTCCTGAGGAAATGAGTCTTGACCAAGAACCTCGAGAACAAAAGAGTCTTGAACAAGCACCTCCAGAACAGATTCATTTAGAGCAAGTAACTCCAGAACACGTAACTCCAGAAGAAATAATTCCAGAGCAAGAAACTCCAGAACAAGAAACTCCAGAACAAGAAACTCCAGAGCAAGAAaccccagaaaaagaaactcCAGAACAAGAAACCCCAGAAAAAGAAACCCACAAACAAGAAACCCCAGAACAAGAAACCCCAGAACAAGAAACCCCAGAACAAGAAACTCAAGAAGGACGAATCCCAGAACAAGCAACTCCAGAACAACcagtttcagaagaagcagcacCAGAACAAAAGATGCCAGAACCAGAGACAGCTctagatgatgatgaagacCCCTGA
- the aipl1 gene encoding aryl-hydrocarbon-interacting protein-like 1 isoform X5, producing MEDSMLLGVEGIRKTILYGGTSEIPKFMTGSKVTFHFRTILCNDDRTVIDDSKKVGVPMEVVFGNMFKLDVWETLLKSMRIGEVAEFWCDVIHTGLYPMVAKSLRRIAEGKDPVDWHIHTCGMANMFAYHTLGYEDLDQLQKEPQPLIFVLELLKVQQPSEYEREPWALSDEERLKAVPVLHGQGNRLYKLGRLDEAMNKYKEAIICIKNVQSKEKAWEAPWLKLEKMANTLTLNYCQCLLRQEEYYEIIEHTSDIINQHPGAIKAFYLRGKAHMEVWNEAEAKADFQRVLDLDPGMKKTVRKELAVLSMRMEEKREEDRLKYKGMFTGTAAAQTAPAKTPGEVPTDRESPEEATTERGLPEQVTPEEIIPEQETPEQETPEQETPEQETPEKETPEQETPEKETHKQETPEQETPEQETPEQETQEGRIPEQATPEQPVSEEAAPEQKMPEPETALDDDEDP from the exons ATGGAGGACAGTATGCTGCTTGGTGTGGAGGGGATCAGAAAAACCATCCTGTATGGAGGAACCAGTGAGATTCCCAAATTCATGACAGGATCGAAG GTGACCTTCCACTTCCGCACCATACTGTGTAACGATGACCGGACGGTGATAGACGACAGTAAGAAGGTGGGCGTGCCAATGGAAGTGGTGTTCGGGAACATGTTCAAGCTGGATGTATGGGAGACACTGCTCAAATCTATGCGCATTGGAGAGGTGGCCGAGTTCTGGTGTGATGTTATT CACACTGGCCTGTACCCCATGGTGGCAAAGAGCCTACGACGCATTGCAGAAGGCAAAGACCCTGTGGACTGGCACATCCACACCTGTGGCATGGCCAACATGTTCGCCTATCATACCCTGGGCTATGAGGACCTTGACCAGCTTCAGAAGGAACCTCAGCCTCTTATTTTTGTACTGGAACTGCTAAAG gttcAGCAGCCGAGTGAGTATGAAAGGGAGCCATGGGCTCTCAGTGACGAGGAGAGGCTAAAGGCTGTGCCTGTGCTCCATGGTCAGGGCAACAGATTATACAAACTGGGCCGCCTCGACGAGGCCATGAACAAGTACAAGGAGGCCATCATTTGTATCAAGAATGTCCAGTCGAAG gAGAAGGCCTGGGAGGCCCCCTGGCTGAAGCTTGAGAAGATGGCCAACACCCTCACGCTCAACTACTGCCAGTGTCTGCTGCGCCAGGAAGAGTACTACGAGATCATTGAGCACACCAGTGACATCATCAACCAACATCCTG GGGCAATCAAAGCCTTCTACCTCAGGGGTAAAGCACACATGGAGGTGTGGAACGAGGCAGAGGCCAAGGCTGACTTTCAGAGGGTGCTGGATTTGGACCCAGGCATGAAGAAGACTGTGAGGAAGGAGCTGGCTGTTCTCAGCATGCGAatggaggaaaagagagaggaggacagaCTGAAATACAAGGGCATGTTCACAGGCACAGCAGCAGCGCAAACAGCTCCAGCGAAAACACCAGGAGAGGTGCCCACTGACCGAGAATCTCCAGAAGAGGCAACTACAGAACGAGGACTTCCAGAACAA GTAACTCCAGAAGAAATAATTCCAGAGCAAGAAACTCCAGAACAAGAAACTCCAGAACAAGAAACTCCAGAGCAAGAAaccccagaaaaagaaactcCAGAACAAGAAACCCCAGAAAAAGAAACCCACAAACAAGAAACCCCAGAACAAGAAACCCCAGAACAAGAAACCCCAGAACAAGAAACTCAAGAAGGACGAATCCCAGAACAAGCAACTCCAGAACAACcagtttcagaagaagcagcacCAGAACAAAAGATGCCAGAACCAGAGACAGCTctagatgatgatgaagacCCCTGA
- the aipl1 gene encoding aryl-hydrocarbon-interacting protein-like 1 isoform X6, whose product MEDSMLLGVEGIRKTILYGGTSEIPKFMTGSKHTGLYPMVAKSLRRIAEGKDPVDWHIHTCGMANMFAYHTLGYEDLDQLQKEPQPLIFVLELLKVQQPSEYEREPWALSDEERLKAVPVLHGQGNRLYKLGRLDEAMNKYKEAIICIKNVQSKEKAWEAPWLKLEKMANTLTLNYCQCLLRQEEYYEIIEHTSDIINQHPGAIKAFYLRGKAHMEVWNEAEAKADFQRVLDLDPGMKKTVRKELAVLSMRMEEKREEDRLKYKGMFTGTAAAQTAPAKTPGEVPTDRESPEEATTERGLPEQMSLEELPPEEMSLDQEPREQKSLEQAPPEQIHLEQVTPEHVTPEEIIPEQETPEQETPEQETPEQETPEKETPEQETPEKETHKQETPEQETPEQETPEQETQEGRIPEQATPEQPVSEEAAPEQKMPEPETALDDDEDP is encoded by the exons ATGGAGGACAGTATGCTGCTTGGTGTGGAGGGGATCAGAAAAACCATCCTGTATGGAGGAACCAGTGAGATTCCCAAATTCATGACAGGATCGAAG CACACTGGCCTGTACCCCATGGTGGCAAAGAGCCTACGACGCATTGCAGAAGGCAAAGACCCTGTGGACTGGCACATCCACACCTGTGGCATGGCCAACATGTTCGCCTATCATACCCTGGGCTATGAGGACCTTGACCAGCTTCAGAAGGAACCTCAGCCTCTTATTTTTGTACTGGAACTGCTAAAG gttcAGCAGCCGAGTGAGTATGAAAGGGAGCCATGGGCTCTCAGTGACGAGGAGAGGCTAAAGGCTGTGCCTGTGCTCCATGGTCAGGGCAACAGATTATACAAACTGGGCCGCCTCGACGAGGCCATGAACAAGTACAAGGAGGCCATCATTTGTATCAAGAATGTCCAGTCGAAG gAGAAGGCCTGGGAGGCCCCCTGGCTGAAGCTTGAGAAGATGGCCAACACCCTCACGCTCAACTACTGCCAGTGTCTGCTGCGCCAGGAAGAGTACTACGAGATCATTGAGCACACCAGTGACATCATCAACCAACATCCTG GGGCAATCAAAGCCTTCTACCTCAGGGGTAAAGCACACATGGAGGTGTGGAACGAGGCAGAGGCCAAGGCTGACTTTCAGAGGGTGCTGGATTTGGACCCAGGCATGAAGAAGACTGTGAGGAAGGAGCTGGCTGTTCTCAGCATGCGAatggaggaaaagagagaggaggacagaCTGAAATACAAGGGCATGTTCACAGGCACAGCAGCAGCGCAAACAGCTCCAGCGAAAACACCAGGAGAGGTGCCCACTGACCGAGAATCTCCAGAAGAGGCAACTACAGAACGAGGACTTCCAGAACAAATGAGCCTAGAGGAACTACCTCCTGAGGAAATGAGTCTTGACCAAGAACCTCGAGAACAAAAGAGTCTTGAACAAGCACCTCCAGAACAGATTCATTTAGAGCAAGTAACTCCAGAACACGTAACTCCAGAAGAAATAATTCCAGAGCAAGAAACTCCAGAACAAGAAACTCCAGAACAAGAAACTCCAGAGCAAGAAaccccagaaaaagaaactcCAGAACAAGAAACCCCAGAAAAAGAAACCCACAAACAAGAAACCCCAGAACAAGAAACCCCAGAACAAGAAACCCCAGAACAAGAAACTCAAGAAGGACGAATCCCAGAACAAGCAACTCCAGAACAACcagtttcagaagaagcagcacCAGAACAAAAGATGCCAGAACCAGAGACAGCTctagatgatgatgaagacCCCTGA
- the aipl1 gene encoding aryl-hydrocarbon-interacting protein-like 1 isoform X2 — protein sequence MEDSMLLGVEGIRKTILYGGTSEIPKFMTGSKDRTVIDDSKKVGVPMEVVFGNMFKLDVWETLLKSMRIGEVAEFWCDVIHTGLYPMVAKSLRRIAEGKDPVDWHIHTCGMANMFAYHTLGYEDLDQLQKEPQPLIFVLELLKVQQPSEYEREPWALSDEERLKAVPVLHGQGNRLYKLGRLDEAMNKYKEAIICIKNVQSKEKAWEAPWLKLEKMANTLTLNYCQCLLRQEEYYEIIEHTSDIINQHPGAIKAFYLRGKAHMEVWNEAEAKADFQRVLDLDPGMKKTVRKELAVLSMRMEEKREEDRLKYKGMFTGTAAAQTAPAKTPGEVPTDRESPEEATTERGLPEQMSLEELPPEEMSLDQEPREQKSLEQAPPEQIHLEQVTPEHVTPEEIIPEQETPEQETPEQETPEQETPEKETPEQETPEKETHKQETPEQETPEQETPEQETQEGRIPEQATPEQPVSEEAAPEQKMPEPETALDDDEDP from the exons ATGGAGGACAGTATGCTGCTTGGTGTGGAGGGGATCAGAAAAACCATCCTGTATGGAGGAACCAGTGAGATTCCCAAATTCATGACAGGATCGAAG GACCGGACGGTGATAGACGACAGTAAGAAGGTGGGCGTGCCAATGGAAGTGGTGTTCGGGAACATGTTCAAGCTGGATGTATGGGAGACACTGCTCAAATCTATGCGCATTGGAGAGGTGGCCGAGTTCTGGTGTGATGTTATT CACACTGGCCTGTACCCCATGGTGGCAAAGAGCCTACGACGCATTGCAGAAGGCAAAGACCCTGTGGACTGGCACATCCACACCTGTGGCATGGCCAACATGTTCGCCTATCATACCCTGGGCTATGAGGACCTTGACCAGCTTCAGAAGGAACCTCAGCCTCTTATTTTTGTACTGGAACTGCTAAAG gttcAGCAGCCGAGTGAGTATGAAAGGGAGCCATGGGCTCTCAGTGACGAGGAGAGGCTAAAGGCTGTGCCTGTGCTCCATGGTCAGGGCAACAGATTATACAAACTGGGCCGCCTCGACGAGGCCATGAACAAGTACAAGGAGGCCATCATTTGTATCAAGAATGTCCAGTCGAAG gAGAAGGCCTGGGAGGCCCCCTGGCTGAAGCTTGAGAAGATGGCCAACACCCTCACGCTCAACTACTGCCAGTGTCTGCTGCGCCAGGAAGAGTACTACGAGATCATTGAGCACACCAGTGACATCATCAACCAACATCCTG GGGCAATCAAAGCCTTCTACCTCAGGGGTAAAGCACACATGGAGGTGTGGAACGAGGCAGAGGCCAAGGCTGACTTTCAGAGGGTGCTGGATTTGGACCCAGGCATGAAGAAGACTGTGAGGAAGGAGCTGGCTGTTCTCAGCATGCGAatggaggaaaagagagaggaggacagaCTGAAATACAAGGGCATGTTCACAGGCACAGCAGCAGCGCAAACAGCTCCAGCGAAAACACCAGGAGAGGTGCCCACTGACCGAGAATCTCCAGAAGAGGCAACTACAGAACGAGGACTTCCAGAACAAATGAGCCTAGAGGAACTACCTCCTGAGGAAATGAGTCTTGACCAAGAACCTCGAGAACAAAAGAGTCTTGAACAAGCACCTCCAGAACAGATTCATTTAGAGCAAGTAACTCCAGAACACGTAACTCCAGAAGAAATAATTCCAGAGCAAGAAACTCCAGAACAAGAAACTCCAGAACAAGAAACTCCAGAGCAAGAAaccccagaaaaagaaactcCAGAACAAGAAACCCCAGAAAAAGAAACCCACAAACAAGAAACCCCAGAACAAGAAACCCCAGAACAAGAAACCCCAGAACAAGAAACTCAAGAAGGACGAATCCCAGAACAAGCAACTCCAGAACAACcagtttcagaagaagcagcacCAGAACAAAAGATGCCAGAACCAGAGACAGCTctagatgatgatgaagacCCCTGA
- the aipl1 gene encoding aryl-hydrocarbon-interacting protein-like 1 isoform X3, whose amino-acid sequence MEDSMLLGVEGIRKTILYGGTSEIPKFMTGSKVGVPMEVVFGNMFKLDVWETLLKSMRIGEVAEFWCDVIHTGLYPMVAKSLRRIAEGKDPVDWHIHTCGMANMFAYHTLGYEDLDQLQKEPQPLIFVLELLKVQQPSEYEREPWALSDEERLKAVPVLHGQGNRLYKLGRLDEAMNKYKEAIICIKNVQSKEKAWEAPWLKLEKMANTLTLNYCQCLLRQEEYYEIIEHTSDIINQHPGAIKAFYLRGKAHMEVWNEAEAKADFQRVLDLDPGMKKTVRKELAVLSMRMEEKREEDRLKYKGMFTGTAAAQTAPAKTPGEVPTDRESPEEATTERGLPEQMSLEELPPEEMSLDQEPREQKSLEQAPPEQIHLEQVTPEHVTPEEIIPEQETPEQETPEQETPEQETPEKETPEQETPEKETHKQETPEQETPEQETPEQETQEGRIPEQATPEQPVSEEAAPEQKMPEPETALDDDEDP is encoded by the exons ATGGAGGACAGTATGCTGCTTGGTGTGGAGGGGATCAGAAAAACCATCCTGTATGGAGGAACCAGTGAGATTCCCAAATTCATGACAGGATCGAAG GTGGGCGTGCCAATGGAAGTGGTGTTCGGGAACATGTTCAAGCTGGATGTATGGGAGACACTGCTCAAATCTATGCGCATTGGAGAGGTGGCCGAGTTCTGGTGTGATGTTATT CACACTGGCCTGTACCCCATGGTGGCAAAGAGCCTACGACGCATTGCAGAAGGCAAAGACCCTGTGGACTGGCACATCCACACCTGTGGCATGGCCAACATGTTCGCCTATCATACCCTGGGCTATGAGGACCTTGACCAGCTTCAGAAGGAACCTCAGCCTCTTATTTTTGTACTGGAACTGCTAAAG gttcAGCAGCCGAGTGAGTATGAAAGGGAGCCATGGGCTCTCAGTGACGAGGAGAGGCTAAAGGCTGTGCCTGTGCTCCATGGTCAGGGCAACAGATTATACAAACTGGGCCGCCTCGACGAGGCCATGAACAAGTACAAGGAGGCCATCATTTGTATCAAGAATGTCCAGTCGAAG gAGAAGGCCTGGGAGGCCCCCTGGCTGAAGCTTGAGAAGATGGCCAACACCCTCACGCTCAACTACTGCCAGTGTCTGCTGCGCCAGGAAGAGTACTACGAGATCATTGAGCACACCAGTGACATCATCAACCAACATCCTG GGGCAATCAAAGCCTTCTACCTCAGGGGTAAAGCACACATGGAGGTGTGGAACGAGGCAGAGGCCAAGGCTGACTTTCAGAGGGTGCTGGATTTGGACCCAGGCATGAAGAAGACTGTGAGGAAGGAGCTGGCTGTTCTCAGCATGCGAatggaggaaaagagagaggaggacagaCTGAAATACAAGGGCATGTTCACAGGCACAGCAGCAGCGCAAACAGCTCCAGCGAAAACACCAGGAGAGGTGCCCACTGACCGAGAATCTCCAGAAGAGGCAACTACAGAACGAGGACTTCCAGAACAAATGAGCCTAGAGGAACTACCTCCTGAGGAAATGAGTCTTGACCAAGAACCTCGAGAACAAAAGAGTCTTGAACAAGCACCTCCAGAACAGATTCATTTAGAGCAAGTAACTCCAGAACACGTAACTCCAGAAGAAATAATTCCAGAGCAAGAAACTCCAGAACAAGAAACTCCAGAACAAGAAACTCCAGAGCAAGAAaccccagaaaaagaaactcCAGAACAAGAAACCCCAGAAAAAGAAACCCACAAACAAGAAACCCCAGAACAAGAAACCCCAGAACAAGAAACCCCAGAACAAGAAACTCAAGAAGGACGAATCCCAGAACAAGCAACTCCAGAACAACcagtttcagaagaagcagcacCAGAACAAAAGATGCCAGAACCAGAGACAGCTctagatgatgatgaagacCCCTGA